A region from the Rhodamnia argentea isolate NSW1041297 chromosome 7, ASM2092103v1, whole genome shotgun sequence genome encodes:
- the LOC115734762 gene encoding protein ASPARTIC PROTEASE IN GUARD CELL 1 encodes MKPGYANAFLFSLLSVTFTFFLPVAFSRLKLNPAPTATLDVAGSLQNTQRVLSFDPLSRTPFSDQEQEQTPSSSFSVRLHPRESLLRTPYAEYEALVLARLARDSARVDALAARLALALNNVTRTDLTPLLTEVQPEDLSTPVVSGTSQGSGEYFSRIGVGTPAKQFYMVLDTGSDVNWLQCQPCTDCYQQADPVFNPSSSSSFGALTCESPQCGSLEVSACRTGKCLYQVSYGDGSFTVGDFVTETVSFGGSGAVNNVALGCGHDNEGLFMGSAGLLGLGGGTLSLTNQIKASSFSYCLVDRDSSESSTLEFNSAAPGAESVFAPLVKNGKVDTFYYVGLTGMSVGGAMLSIPPSLFQMDDSGNGGIIVDSGTAITRLQTQAYNSLRDAFVKLTPHLKSTSGVALFDTCYDFSSLSSVRVPTVSFHFTGGRSWSLPAKNYLIPVDSAGTFCFAFAPTTSSLSIIGNVQQQGTRVAFDLANSRVGFTPNKC; translated from the exons ATGAAGCCAGGGTATGCAAATgccttcctcttctctctcctgtCCGTCACCTTCACCTTCTTCCTCCCCGTCGCCTTCTCTAGGTTAAAATTGAACCCCGCTCCCACCGCGACCCTCGACGTCGCCGGCTCGCTCCAGAACACCCAGCGAGTCCTCTCCTTCGATCCTCTGTCCCGGACGCCCTTCTCCGACCAAGAGCAGGAACAGACGCCGTCGAGCTCATTCTCCGTCCGGCTCCACCCGAGAGAGTCCCTCCTGAGGACCCCGTACGCGGAATACGAGGCCCTCGTCCTCGCCCGGCTCGCCCGCGACTCGGCCCGCGTCGACGCGCTCGCCGCCaggctcgccctcgccctcaACAACGTCACCCGGACCGACCTGACCCCGCTCCTGACGGAGGTCCAGCCGGAGGATCTGTCGACCCCGGTGGTCTCCGGCACGAGCCAGGGCAGCGGCGAGTACTTCTCGCGCATCGGCGTCGGCACCCCGGCGAAGCAGTTCTACATGGTGCTCGACACTGGGAGCGATGTCAACTGGCTTCAGTGCCAGCCGTGTACCGACTGTTACCAGCAGGCCGACCCGGTGTTCAACCCTTCGTCGTCGTCCTCGTTCGGGGCTCTCACCTGCGAGTCGCCGCAATGCGGGTCGCTCGAAGTCTCCGCTTGCCGCACTGGCAAGTGCCTCTATCAG GTTTCGTACGGCGACGGGTCGTTCACCGTCGGCGATTTCGTGACGGAGACGGTGTCGTTCGGTGGCTCCGGGGCTGTGAACAACGTCGCTCTGGGATGCGGACACGACAACGAGGGGCTCTTCATGGGCTCGGCGGGCCTGCTTGGGCTGGGCGGCGGCACCTTGTCCCTGACGAACCAGATAAAGGCTAGCTCCTTCTCGTACTGCCTGGTGGACCGCGACTCGTCCGAGTCGTCGACCCTGGAGTTCAACTCGGCCGCACCCGGCGCCGAGTCGGTGTTCGCCCCGCTGGTGAAGAACGGCAAGGTGGACACGTTCTACTACGTGGGGCTGACGGGGATGAGCGTGGGAGGGGCGATGCTGTCGATCCCGCCGTCGCTGTTCCAGATGGACGATTCCGGCAACGGCGGGATCATCGTCGACTCGGGGACGGCCATAACTCGGTTGCAGACCCAGGCTTACAACTCGCTCCGCGACGCCTTCGTCAAGCTCACCCCGCACTTGAAGTCCACCAGCGGAGTGGCCCTCTTCGACACGTGCTACGACTTCAGCTCGCTCTCCAGCGTGCGGGTCCCGACGGTGTCGTTCCACTTCACCGGCGGCCGGTCGTGGTCCCTTCCGGCGAAGAACTACCTGATACCGGTGGACTCGGCGGGCACCTTCTGCTTCGCCTTCGCCCCGACGACATCGTCGCTGTCCATCATCGGGAACGTGCAGCAGCAGGGGACGCGCGTCGCCTTCGATCTGGCCAACTCGCGCGTGGGGTTCACGCCCAACAAGTGTTAG